The proteins below are encoded in one region of Carcharodon carcharias isolate sCarCar2 chromosome 2, sCarCar2.pri, whole genome shotgun sequence:
- the pex13 gene encoding peroxisome biogenesis factor 13 — protein sequence MGSQPPPKPWERRIPGNMSAPSFQSAELLSGLPTRQGQPILTRIPPPLPPRPAQQTGVGNLSTYRSVYNTFSPAYTPYGSSLYGSYSPYSYGYGGLGYNRFRTDDVPPSRFVRQAEESSRGAFQSIESIVHAFASVSMMLEATFSAVYNSFRAVLDVANHFSRLRVHFTKVLSAFALIRTLKYLYRKLLRLLGLRNNSEVEDLWADSAGAVVPAGAEDKVPGSGKSWPIFLFFAVVFGGPYLIWKLLSSATSEEPESTSWANGEDDHVVAKAEYDFTAGSEEELTFRSSDLLNLAPKEQQPKVRGWLLASLDGQTTGLVPANYVRILGKRRGRRQAELERMAEKQPLGGSATANGTNVIESLEDQEAAFESAFTETPERSKDPISTESANTGKDVMND from the exons ATCTGCTGAACTGTTATCTGGCCTACCCACGAGACAAGGACAGCCTATACTTACAAGAATTCCACCACCTCTTCCCCCAAGACCAGCACAACAGACTGGAGTTGGCAATCTCAGCACTTACAGATCTGTTTATAACACCTTCTCTCCAGCATATACACCATATGGAAGCTCTTTGTATGGAAGCTATAGCCCTTATAGTTATGGATATGGAGGCCTTGGCTACAACAGATTTCGAACTGATGATGTTCCTCCCAGTAGGTTTGTACGCCAGGCTGAAGAAAGCAGTAGAGGAGCATTTCAGTCCATTGAAAGTATTGTTCATGCATTTGCTTCTGTCAGTATGATGCTTGAGGCTACTTTTTCAGCAGTATACAACAGTTTCAGAGCCGTCTTGGATGTTGCTAATCACTTTTCCAGACTTCGAGTGCATTTTACCAAAGTTCTCTCAGCATTTGCATTGATCAGAACTTTGAAGTACTTATATAGGAAGTTACTAAGATTACTGGGCCTGAGGAACAACTCTGAGGTCGAGGATTTATGGGCAGACAGTGCTGGTGCTGTGGTTCCAGCTGGGGCTGAAGACAAAGTACCTGGGTCAGGCAAATCCTGGCCCATCTTTTTGTTTTTTGCAGTTGTTTTTGGAGGTCCGTATCTTATATGGAAATTACTAAGCTCAGCTACTTCTGAAGAACCAG AATCAACAAGTTGGGCAAATGGAGAAGATGATCATGTTGTAGCAAAGGCAGAATATGATTTCACAGCTGGCTCAGAAGAAGAGCTCACATTTCGTTCGAGTGACCTGCTGAACCTGGCTCCCAAAG AACAACAGCCCAAAGTACGTGGGTGGTTGCTGGCCAGTTTGGATGGTCAAACAACAGGATTAGTGCCCGCTAATTATGTCAGAATTTTAGGTAAAAGACGGGGCAGAAGACAAGCAGAGCTGGAACGCATGGCAGAGAAGCAGCCACTTGGAGGTTCAGCAACTGCAAATGGAACTAATGTCATTGAGTCACTGGAAGATCAAGAGGCAGCCTTTGAATCGGCTTTTACTGAAACACCAGAACGTAGTAAGGATCCTATCTCTACAGAATCCGCAAATACTGGGAAGGATGTCATGAATGACTGA